One genomic window of Sebastes umbrosus isolate fSebUmb1 chromosome 15, fSebUmb1.pri, whole genome shotgun sequence includes the following:
- the LOC119503494 gene encoding coagulation factor XI-like isoform X2 has product MYKCGDWKKTALWSICCGARRIFTGFKSAKMRTHFILVGLLYLCGVSISQECRTKLRENMNYVGSYITSLYSPDVEHCQQLCTQHPSCLFFTFDQSGRNKHFYCYLKSSPSGQPDVRRRRQGVTSGFSLKPCTPVPEPCLSQVYQNVDFPGADYETLFTADYEECQRACTHDPTCHFFTFNNGNFTSGEYRYKCQLKFSWTVPRIARLEAKAGLVSGFSHKIQHVRPHYF; this is encoded by the exons ATGTACAAATGTGGGGACTGGAAAAAAACAGCCCTTTGGTCAATTTGCTGCGGTGCTCGAAGAATCTTTACTGGCTTCAAATCTGCGAAGATGAGAACACATTTTATCTTAGTGGGTCTGCTCTATCTCTGTGGGGTCTCCATTAGTCAAG AGTGTCGTACGAAGCTTCGGGAGAACATGAATTACGTGGGATCATACATAACATCCCTCTACTCTCCTGACGTTGAGCATTGTCAGCAGTTGTGCACCCAGCACCCCTCCTGCCTCTTCTTCACCTTTGACCAGAGTGGCAGAAATAA GCACTTCTACTGCTACCTCAAGTCCTCTCCCTCTGGACAACCTGATGTTCGGCGTCGACGGCAGGGTGTCACCTCTGGCTTTTCTCTCAAACCCTGCACCCCAG TCCCAGAGCCTTGCCTGTCTCAGGTGTACCAGAATGTGGACTTCCCAGGTGCAGACTACGAGACCTTGTTCACAGCAGACTATGAGGAGTGTCAGAGAGCCTGCACACATGACCCTACCTGTCACTTCTTTACCTTTAACAATGGAAACTTTACATCAGGAGAATATAG ATATAAGTGCCAACTTAAATTCAGCTGGACAGTGCCAAGGATTGCTCGGCTTGAGGCGAAGGCTGGTTTAGTGTCCGGATTCTcccacaaaatacaa CATGTCCGACCACATTATTTCTGA
- the LOC119503494 gene encoding coagulation factor XI-like isoform X1, with protein sequence MYKCGDWKKTALWSICCGARRIFTGFKSAKMRTHFILVGLLYLCGVSISQECRTKLRENMNYVGSYITSLYSPDVEHCQQLCTQHPSCLFFTFDQSGRNKHFYCYLKSSPSGQPDVRRRRQGVTSGFSLKPCTPVPEPCLSQVYQNVDFPGADYETLFTADYEECQRACTHDPTCHFFTFNNGNFTSGEYRYKCQLKFSWTVPRIARLEAKAGLVSGFSHKIQISQQYDTACPTTLFLNTDIPGNEMDNLPAASPEHCHTLCTAHPQCTCFSYTRLG encoded by the exons ATGTACAAATGTGGGGACTGGAAAAAAACAGCCCTTTGGTCAATTTGCTGCGGTGCTCGAAGAATCTTTACTGGCTTCAAATCTGCGAAGATGAGAACACATTTTATCTTAGTGGGTCTGCTCTATCTCTGTGGGGTCTCCATTAGTCAAG AGTGTCGTACGAAGCTTCGGGAGAACATGAATTACGTGGGATCATACATAACATCCCTCTACTCTCCTGACGTTGAGCATTGTCAGCAGTTGTGCACCCAGCACCCCTCCTGCCTCTTCTTCACCTTTGACCAGAGTGGCAGAAATAA GCACTTCTACTGCTACCTCAAGTCCTCTCCCTCTGGACAACCTGATGTTCGGCGTCGACGGCAGGGTGTCACCTCTGGCTTTTCTCTCAAACCCTGCACCCCAG TCCCAGAGCCTTGCCTGTCTCAGGTGTACCAGAATGTGGACTTCCCAGGTGCAGACTACGAGACCTTGTTCACAGCAGACTATGAGGAGTGTCAGAGAGCCTGCACACATGACCCTACCTGTCACTTCTTTACCTTTAACAATGGAAACTTTACATCAGGAGAATATAG ATATAAGTGCCAACTTAAATTCAGCTGGACAGTGCCAAGGATTGCTCGGCTTGAGGCGAAGGCTGGTTTAGTGTCCGGATTCTcccacaaaatacaaataagtCAACAGTATGACACAG CATGTCCGACCACATTATTTCTGAATACTGATATCCCAGGAAATGAAATGGACAATCTGCCTGCTGCCTCTCCTGAACACTGTCACACCTTGTGCACTGCTCATCCACAATGTACCTGCTTCTCTTATACCAG ACTGGGTTAA
- the zbtb8b gene encoding zinc finger and BTB domain-containing protein 8B, with product MEVPCYLPKLLFELNEQRKRDFFCDCSILVEGRVFKAHRNVLFAGSGYFRALLVHYLQDSGQRYSTASLDIVTADAFSIILDYLYSGRLALNRSNVIEVMSAGSYLQMTDLVNFCKGYIRSSLEICNKDKERNTEKENQSQDGGMGPADSGTPAATTSSGAGAVETHSQAAEADRGSGLGPESVTSARTPLSIPVTTTPGTSRDMDSDYHSREEFASGSEGQKGHMDQANLSSSSSSALTPELVHPKIEYDPDEELMESPDSKDLVSYPGPSLHNPHHSRLLPPSPSNERSPMGYSPSFNARQLMEMLARGEGPSPLGDRVGQRFTQGLGSSTGGGRMDESLGFVGSSIMEIQSDWLGEDTGDGLVVPVKLHKCPFCPYTAKQKGIMKRHIRCHTGERPFPCPMCGKRFTRQEHLRSHALSVHRHYWPVSCKSCRRTFAGSSVSPGLRRFGICDSCNCVTTTHDDSASVHPASQQEPMERADGGTDWSSFMDDVDEVEVGRVEDLVEKQMLERQLAVCTDNTVTL from the exons atggaggtgccTTGCTACCTGCCCAAACTGCTCTTCGAGCTCAATGAGCAGCGTAAACGGGACTTCTTCTGTGACTGCAGCATCCTCGTCGAAGGTCGTGTCTTCAAGGCTCATCGTAATGTGTTGTTTGCTGGGAGCGGCTATTTCCGGGCTCTTCTGGTCCACTATCTGCAG GATAGTGGACAGCGCTACAGCACAGCATCGCTGGACATTGTGACAGCCGATGCCTTCTCGATTATCCTGGACTACCTTTACTCCGGCCGCTTGGCCCTGAACAGAAGCAACGTCATCGAGGTGATGTCAGCAGGCAGCTACCTGCAGATGACTGACCTGGTAAACTTCTGTAAGGGATACATCCGCTCATCTTTGGAAATATGCAACAAGGACAAGGAGAGGAACACAGAGAAGGAGAACCAGTCacaggatggagggatgggtCCTGCAGACAGCGGCACTCCTGCCGCAACAACCTCCAGTGGTGCCGGGGCTGTCGAGACTCATTCACAGGCTGCAGAGGCAGATAGAGGGTCGGGTTTAGGTCCGGAGTCTGTGACCTCGGCTAGGACCCCCTTGTCCATCCCTGTCACCACGACTCCGGGCACCAGCAGAGACATGGACAGCGACTACCATTCCAGGGAGGAGTTTGCATCTGGGAGTGAAGGACAGAAGGGACACATGGATCAGGCTAACCTctcatcctcttcatcatctGCTTTGACCCCTGAGTTAGTGCACCCCAAGATAGAGTACGACCCCGACGAGGAGCTTATGGAGTCCCCTGACAGCAAAGACCTGGTCTCATATCCTGGGCCCTCTCTCCATAACCCTCATCACAGCAGGCtacttcctccctctccctccaatGAGCGCTCTCCCATGGGATACAGCCCTTCCTTTAATGCCAGGCAGCTAATGGAGATGCTGGCCCGAGGTGAAGGCCCCAGTCCTCTGGGGGACAGAGTGGGGCAGCGCTTTACACAAGGACTGGGTAGCAGCACAGGAGGAGGCAGAATGGATGAAAGTTTAGGGTTTGTGGGATCATCTATCATGGAGATTCAGTCTGATTGGCTTGGAGAGGACACAG GTGATGGTTTGGTAGTGCCAGTGAAACTCCACAAGTGCCCGTTCTGTCCGTACACTGCCAAGCAGAAGGGGATCATGAAGAGACACATCCGCTGCCACACAGGAGAGAGGCCCTTCCCCTGTCCCATGTGTGGCAAGAGGTTCACAAGACAGGAGCACCTTCGCAGCCATGCCCTCAGT GTCCATAGGCACTACTGGCCGGTATCATGTAAGAGCTGCAGGCGAACCTTCGCTGGATCCAGTGTTTCGCCGGGACTCCGACGCTTCGGCATCTGCGACAGCTGCAACTGCGTGACCACCACTCATGATGATTCCGCATCGGTTCACCCCGCCAGCCAGCAAGAGCCCATGGAGCGTGCAGATGGGGGCACGGATTGGTCCAGTTTTATGGACGATGTAGACGAGGTGGAGGTTGGCAGAGTGGAGGACTTGGTAGAGAAACAGATGCTTGAAAGGCAGCTGGCTGTCTGCACCGATAACACAGTGACTCTGTAG
- the LOC119503494 gene encoding coagulation factor XI-like isoform X3 — translation MCYLKNNSNEMVVQAKESFTSGIPARSCQLDNNWVKKHHAGVDFWGSDFCDLRADDAEACQRSCTEDPNCQFFTYVDESFPWPPHRHICYLKRVIAMPAPPKVTKLADVVSGFSLKNCVNSVLQTLSETETELP, via the exons ATGTGTTACCTGAAGAACAATTCAAATGAAATGGTGGTACAAGCTAAAGAAAGCTTCACATCTGGGATACCGGCACGTTCCTGTCAGCTAGACAACA ACTGGGTTAAGAAGCATCATGCAGGAGTAGATTTCTGGGGTTCTGACTTTTGCGATTTGCGGGCGGATGATGCAGAGGCGTGCCAGAGGTCTTGTACTGAGGATCCCAACTGCCAGTTCTTCACCTATGTCGATGAGAGTTTCCCTTGGCCTCCACACAG ACACATATGTTATCTCAAGCGCGTCATCGCCATGCCTGCTCCTCCTAAAGTTACCAAGCTGGCCGATGTTGTGTCTGGATTCTCCCTGAAGAACTGTGTGAACAGCGTTCTACAGACACTCTCTGAGACAGAAACTGAACTCCCATAA
- the heyl gene encoding hairy/enhancer-of-split related with YRPW motif-like protein, translating into MKRPHDYSSPDSDTDEFIDVGQEDGFCPVTGSMSPGSASQILARKKRRGIIEKRRRDRINHSLSELRRLVPSAFEKQGSSKLEKAEILQMTVDHLKLLHAMGGKGYFDARALAVDYRTLGFRECVGEVVRYLSSLDGDSPDPIGARLVSHLSHCASELDPLLLQSPPASAMPFPPWPWASFTQISPATPASSTPPFPSGRRDLALLGSYPSHASLRLGPLAGCQQGVPPLLTPTALATIHRLPSLAASPVLAPSRPTQSSPHSATRASPLPLLTPSSSSPSTSSSSSISSSSVPLQVSFRPFAPLGSPTAQRRGLSGAAKSAQGWGTEIGAF; encoded by the exons ATGAAGAGACCTCACGACTACAGCTCGCCAGACTCGGACACAGACGAGTTTATTGACGTGGGACAAGAAGACGGTTTTTG CCCAGTCACCGGGTCCATGTCTCCTGGCAGCGCCTCACAGATTCTGGCTcgaaagaagagaagaggg ATCATAGAGAAGAGGCGCAGAGACCGGATCAACCACAGCCTGTCAGAGCTCAGGAGGCTGGTGCCCAGTGCTTTTGAAAAACAG GGTTCATCCAAGCTGGAGAAAGCAGAGATCCTGCAGATGACTGTGGACCACCTTAAACTCCTGCATGCCATGGGAGGAAAAG gtTACTTTGATGCGAGGGCGCTGGCAGTCGACTACAGGACCTTGGGCTTTAGGGAGTGTGTTGGTGAGGTGGTGCGGTACCTCAGCTCCCTTGACGGGGACTCCCCGGACCCTATAGGAGCCCGCCTGGTGTCCCACCTCTCCCATTGTGCAAGCGAGCTAGACCCCCTTCTCCTGCAGTCGCCCCCGGCCTCCGCCATGCCCTTCCCTCCTTGGCCGTGGGCGTCCTTCACTCAGATCTCCCCCGCCACACCGGCCTCCTCCACGCCTCCTTTCCCCAGCGGGCGAAGAGATCTGGCCCTGCTGGGGAGCTACCCGTCGCACGCCTCCCTCCGCCTCGGCCCCCTGGCCGGCTGCCAGCAGGGGGTACCGCCACTCCTCACGCCTACAGCTCTGGCCACCATCCACAGGTTGCCATCTCTTGCAGCGTCCCCAGTCCTAGCCCCCTCCAGACCGACCCAGTCGTCGCCTCACAGTGCCACCAGGGCCTCGCCTCTCCCCCTTCtcaccccttcctcctcctctccttctacctcctcctcctcttctattTCATCATCTTCCGTCCCGCTGCAAGTCTCTTTCAGGCCCTTCGCACCTCTGGGCTCTCCCACAGCCCAGCGCAGGGGCTTGAGCGGAGCAGCCAAGTCGGCCCAGGGATGGGGGACTGAGATCGGAGCTTTCTGA